A region from the Desulfonatronum thioautotrophicum genome encodes:
- a CDS encoding cob(I)yrinic acid a,c-diamide adenosyltransferase, translating into MIVVYTGDGKGKTSAAMGQILRALGHGLRVACAQFMKRDGVAGEQRFLSIQLGENFRVGGLGFFRDNQDRTRHREAALATLAWATAKISEGLDVLVMDEILYALGAGVVEQSELQDVLKTAREQGAHVILTGRGLPDWLGQEADLITEMHTAKHPFNQGQGALKGIDF; encoded by the coding sequence GTGATTGTGGTCTATACTGGAGACGGCAAGGGCAAAACTTCCGCGGCCATGGGGCAGATCCTCCGGGCCCTGGGCCACGGCCTGCGCGTGGCCTGCGCGCAGTTCATGAAACGAGATGGCGTGGCAGGGGAACAACGGTTCCTGTCAATACAACTTGGAGAGAACTTCCGTGTCGGCGGGCTGGGTTTTTTTCGCGACAACCAGGACCGGACCAGGCACCGCGAGGCGGCACTGGCGACCCTGGCCTGGGCAACGGCAAAAATCTCCGAAGGATTGGATGTGCTGGTCATGGATGAAATCTTGTATGCCCTGGGTGCCGGCGTCGTGGAGCAAAGCGAACTCCAGGACGTGCTGAAAACGGCCCGCGAACAGGGTGCCCATGTGATTCTGACTGGGCGGGGACTTCCGGATTGGCTCGGCCAAGAGGCCGACCTGATCACGGAAATGCACACGGCCAAACATCCCTTTAACCAGGGACAGGGGGCGCTCAAGGGGATTGATTTTTGA
- a CDS encoding biotin transporter BioY: MPASTSLQSLHAMVWTALMASLIAVGSFLSIPLGPVPFSMQPFFVMLAGFLLGWPHGMIAALLFVTAGAIGMPVFVGGKSGLAALFGPTGGYLIGYILAAGTIGLLTQDRKPGWAIGLLAGLGGLGLIYVCGLLNLIRVLDIGWHKALTIGFLPFILQDLVKLAMAVGTWRIMHKRGLLPR, from the coding sequence ATGCCCGCCAGCACATCCCTGCAATCGCTCCACGCCATGGTCTGGACCGCCTTGATGGCCTCTCTGATCGCCGTGGGCTCGTTTTTGTCCATTCCCTTGGGGCCCGTGCCCTTTTCCATGCAGCCCTTCTTCGTCATGCTGGCCGGATTTCTGCTGGGCTGGCCCCATGGAATGATCGCGGCCCTGCTCTTTGTCACGGCCGGAGCCATCGGCATGCCGGTATTTGTCGGAGGAAAATCCGGGTTGGCCGCACTCTTCGGACCAACCGGAGGGTACCTGATCGGCTATATCCTGGCCGCCGGCACCATCGGCCTGCTCACCCAGGATCGCAAGCCCGGCTGGGCTATCGGCCTGCTGGCCGGACTGGGCGGCCTGGGACTCATTTACGTTTGTGGGCTACTGAACCTGATCCGCGTCCTGGATATCGGCTGGCACAAGGCTCTGACCATCGGCTTCCTGCCGTTCATCCTTCAGGACCTGGTCAAGCTGGCCATGGCCGTGGGCACATGGCGGATCATGCATAAACGCGGATTGCTGCCGCGGTGA
- a CDS encoding energy-coupling factor ABC transporter ATP-binding protein: protein MISAGSLHFAYAPSPPILRDIGFRLDKGQILGLVGPNGAGKSTLLALLAGLLTPSTGALRIAQVDAMHDSETVRRKTALVLQEADLTIIGTTVGEDICLGLSSERRAEALDLASRLRLPDPETPVHTLSHGQKRKLCLATALLRRPEILLLDEPFAGLDYPGIQEVRAMLQDNQDNGLTQIVACHDLEPLADLADLWLVLSSGRQTAFGPAQEVFPLLESMDVRAPCSWRAGLGILPWDDRHEPTSTTTQLN, encoded by the coding sequence GTGATCAGCGCCGGTTCATTGCACTTTGCCTATGCGCCGTCCCCGCCCATCCTTCGCGACATAGGTTTCAGACTGGACAAAGGCCAAATCCTGGGCCTCGTCGGCCCCAATGGCGCGGGCAAATCCACGTTGCTTGCATTGTTGGCCGGGTTGCTGACGCCCTCCACTGGAGCGCTACGGATCGCGCAGGTGGACGCTATGCACGACAGTGAGACGGTCCGCCGCAAAACCGCCCTGGTGCTTCAGGAGGCGGATCTGACCATCATCGGCACCACCGTCGGTGAGGACATCTGTCTGGGCCTGTCGTCCGAACGCCGCGCAGAAGCCCTGGACTTGGCGTCTCGCTTGCGCCTACCTGATCCGGAAACTCCGGTTCATACCCTGTCCCACGGCCAGAAACGCAAACTCTGCCTGGCCACGGCCCTGTTGCGCCGCCCCGAAATCCTGCTCCTGGACGAACCCTTTGCCGGGCTTGACTATCCGGGTATCCAGGAAGTCCGGGCCATGCTCCAGGACAACCAGGACAACGGCCTGACCCAGATCGTCGCCTGCCACGATCTGGAGCCCTTGGCCGATCTGGCTGATCTCTGGCTTGTTCTGAGTAGCGGCCGCCAAACAGCCTTTGGTCCGGCCCAGGAGGTCTTTCCCCTTCTGGAATCCATGGACGTCCGCGCTCCCTGCTCCTGGAGGGCCGGATTGGGCATCCTCCCCTGGGACGACCGCCATGAACCAACTTCGACCACGACCCAGCTCAACTGA
- a CDS encoding rhodanese-like domain-containing protein — MLMTRNHFANPLKALTISLFLLATAWPAIAAEESSPLFIQAQRSADRDGYGLITTPELHRLLKEKPNVLLVDVRFAYEFAAAHIPESVSLPVDLRDRGDLPRERRQAMLDTFGPDKDRPIVVYCRDFRULLSEIAATWAVRLGYTNVIRYPAGYIAWREHYPDLQVCETRSHRLQPGQYFPPCVLTAADRSSDFGYLGLQQESANFFLADVAAEFVLLKYYGEHCHQCVQEVEQYNRLFAMLRDDPELGQRLKMIGIGVGDNQRSVLRFKRSHQIPYPLLPDERQLMFESVGAGEIPLLYLVRILSDARVEVVQYHEGGVEDVDELFALIKRAVTD; from the coding sequence ATGCTCATGACTCGAAACCACTTCGCCAACCCTCTCAAGGCCCTGACCATCTCCCTGTTTCTGCTCGCCACTGCTTGGCCGGCCATAGCCGCTGAGGAGAGCTCGCCGTTGTTCATTCAGGCGCAACGCAGCGCGGACCGGGACGGATACGGTCTGATCACCACCCCGGAACTGCACCGACTCCTGAAGGAAAAACCCAATGTGCTTTTGGTGGACGTGCGCTTTGCCTACGAATTCGCCGCGGCGCACATTCCTGAATCCGTGAGCCTCCCCGTGGATCTGCGTGATCGAGGTGACCTGCCCAGGGAACGCCGCCAGGCCATGCTGGACACCTTCGGACCGGACAAGGACCGGCCCATCGTGGTGTATTGTCGGGATTTCCGTTGACTGCTCAGCGAGATTGCCGCTACCTGGGCCGTGCGCCTGGGATATACCAACGTCATTCGCTACCCGGCCGGGTACATCGCCTGGCGTGAGCACTATCCGGACCTGCAGGTCTGCGAAACCCGCTCGCACCGTCTTCAGCCGGGCCAGTACTTCCCGCCCTGCGTGCTCACCGCCGCGGACAGAAGCAGTGATTTCGGCTACCTGGGACTCCAGCAGGAGTCGGCCAATTTCTTTCTTGCCGATGTCGCCGCGGAATTTGTCCTGCTCAAGTACTACGGCGAACACTGCCACCAGTGCGTCCAGGAGGTGGAGCAGTACAATCGTCTGTTTGCCATGCTTCGTGACGACCCAGAGCTTGGCCAGCGCCTGAAAATGATCGGCATCGGCGTGGGCGACAATCAGCGCAGTGTCCTGCGCTTCAAACGTTCGCACCAGATTCCATATCCGCTGCTACCTGACGAACGCCAATTGATGTTCGAGTCCGTGGGAGCCGGAGAGATTCCGCTGCTCTATCTGGTCCGAATCCTTTCGGATGCCAGGGTCGAAGTGGTGCAATACCACGAGGGCGGGGTGGAGGATGTGGATGAATTATTTGCGCTGATCAAGAGGGCCGTGACGGATTAG
- a CDS encoding YitT family protein, giving the protein MTKRIERFTYQVWWNLLLITVGSVIISVAMKGIVVHHAFVPGGVFGVGLLIFYAFPVVSAGILYFLLNIPLFIVCWVHVSRRFFFYSLYAMIIATVTYELINLDFGIQDQLYAAIAAGGIIGFGAGMVLRSLGSNGGLDVVAVLLNQKYNIGIGKTYFFFNFILFSASLLVLEIDLIIASLILVFITSVVLESTLALFNQRKLVLIISDRSQDIASEMLSRLKMGATFIRGHGAYSRKDKDIIMAITNNIVLKRLEELVFSKDEHAIFIVENTFNVLGSSFSKRKIY; this is encoded by the coding sequence ATGACAAAGCGGATTGAGCGGTTCACTTACCAGGTTTGGTGGAATCTGTTGTTGATCACCGTTGGGTCGGTGATCATCTCCGTGGCAATGAAGGGCATCGTCGTGCACCATGCCTTTGTTCCCGGCGGGGTGTTCGGTGTTGGATTGCTGATATTTTACGCTTTTCCAGTGGTTTCCGCCGGTATTCTTTACTTTTTGTTGAACATTCCCCTGTTCATTGTCTGTTGGGTCCATGTCAGTCGCCGCTTTTTTTTCTACAGCCTTTACGCCATGATCATTGCCACGGTGACCTACGAGCTGATTAACCTGGACTTTGGCATTCAAGACCAGCTCTACGCGGCCATTGCCGCTGGAGGGATCATCGGCTTTGGCGCGGGCATGGTACTGCGTTCCCTGGGGTCCAACGGTGGGCTGGACGTGGTGGCCGTGCTTCTGAACCAGAAGTACAACATCGGCATCGGCAAAACCTATTTTTTCTTCAATTTCATCTTGTTCAGCGCCAGCCTGTTGGTCTTGGAGATTGATTTGATCATTGCCTCCCTGATCCTGGTGTTCATTACGTCCGTGGTGCTGGAATCCACCCTGGCCCTGTTCAACCAGCGCAAGCTGGTGCTGATCATTTCCGATCGCAGCCAGGATATCGCCAGCGAGATGCTCAGCCGTCTGAAAATGGGCGCGACGTTCATCCGTGGTCACGGAGCCTATTCCCGCAAGGACAAGGACATCATCATGGCCATCACCAACAACATCGTCTTAAAGCGCCTTGAGGAACTGGTCTTTTCCAAGGATGAGCATGCGATTTTCATCGTGGAAAATACCTTTAATGTTCTGGGATCCAGCTTTTCCAAAAGGAAAATTTATTGA